A genomic region of Phragmites australis chromosome 2, lpPhrAust1.1, whole genome shotgun sequence contains the following coding sequences:
- the LOC133893442 gene encoding uncharacterized protein LOC133893442 isoform X1: protein MASNGDEMAEDHPKLAAAGAEDAAMDAEAGGGGGRNAAAVADLLRGFLAVQQRRAEAYSKLRRGFSEYMTNGGELDQQLCGNITAEFNDCSKQVLEIISLLSMPKFGRSDLADLLKGVQAHEKEKLHLTAKIQVLKKAGRPSERLVNHEHCRSHNMAQHVCVHVKETTEAAGTEDAEADVEYDGALKEAIQGVQEAVTSINEHMEEVRYEIDLLDAETVGSKWMEVEEAFLDTVSIK from the exons ATGGCAAGCAACGGCGACGAAATGGCGGAGGACCATCCGAAACTAGCCGCGGCCGGGGCCGAGGACGCCGCCATGGACGcggaggccggcggcggcgggggacggaacgccgcggcggtggcggacCTGCTCCGCGGGTTCCTCGCCGTGCAGCAGCGCCGCGCCGAGGCCTACTCCAAGCTCCGAAG GGGATTTTCTGAATATATGACAAATGGAGGCGAATTGGATCAACAACTCTGTGGGAATATTACAGCGGAGTTCAATGATTGCTCAAAACAA GTTCTTGAAATTATTTCCCTCCTCTCAATGCCAAAATTTGGTCGTAGTGATCTTGCCGATTTACTGAAGGGTGTTCAAGCACATGAAAAAGAGAAGTTGCATTTG ACAGCGAAAATTCAGGTGTTGAAGAAAGCTGGCCGCCCTTCGGAACGCCTGGTGAACCATGAGCATTGCAGGTCACACAACATGGCCCAACATGTGTGTGTACACGTCAAGGAAACAACGGAGGCTGCTGGCACAGAGGATGCCGAGGCAGACGTGGAGTATGACGGCGCCCTCAAGGAAGCCATACAGGGCGTGCAAGAGGCAGTGACCAGCATAAACGAGCATATGGAGGAGGTACGCTATGAGATTGACCTGCTCGATGCAGAAACGGTCGGTAGCAAGTGGATGGAAGTTGAGGAAGCGTTCCTTGATACCGTGTCTATTAAATAG
- the LOC133893442 gene encoding uncharacterized protein LOC133893442 isoform X2, which produces MQEIGSYVVTYINVLNLSLLLWPERIFIRFSPTRGFSEYMTNGGELDQQLCGNITAEFNDCSKQVLEIISLLSMPKFGRSDLADLLKGVQAHEKEKLHLTAKIQVLKKAGRPSERLVNHEHCRSHNMAQHVCVHVKETTEAAGTEDAEADVEYDGALKEAIQGVQEAVTSINEHMEEVRYEIDLLDAETVGSKWMEVEEAFLDTVSIK; this is translated from the exons ATGCAAGAGATCGGCTCCTATGTAGTTACTTACATCAATGTCTTGAATTTGTCGTTGTTGCTTTGGCCAGAAAGAATATTTATTCGCTTTTCACCTACTAG GGGATTTTCTGAATATATGACAAATGGAGGCGAATTGGATCAACAACTCTGTGGGAATATTACAGCGGAGTTCAATGATTGCTCAAAACAA GTTCTTGAAATTATTTCCCTCCTCTCAATGCCAAAATTTGGTCGTAGTGATCTTGCCGATTTACTGAAGGGTGTTCAAGCACATGAAAAAGAGAAGTTGCATTTG ACAGCGAAAATTCAGGTGTTGAAGAAAGCTGGCCGCCCTTCGGAACGCCTGGTGAACCATGAGCATTGCAGGTCACACAACATGGCCCAACATGTGTGTGTACACGTCAAGGAAACAACGGAGGCTGCTGGCACAGAGGATGCCGAGGCAGACGTGGAGTATGACGGCGCCCTCAAGGAAGCCATACAGGGCGTGCAAGAGGCAGTGACCAGCATAAACGAGCATATGGAGGAGGTACGCTATGAGATTGACCTGCTCGATGCAGAAACGGTCGGTAGCAAGTGGATGGAAGTTGAGGAAGCGTTCCTTGATACCGTGTCTATTAAATAG
- the LOC133893453 gene encoding RNA-binding protein P-like: MGKKRKLEPKSAAAAAAAAKASPAVGKAAATRAATAKAAAVQEAPFSQRETLAEVPVPAEAVKEENQAQEAEGEEEMEEEIEVEEEVEVEEVEVEEEEDESDPAEIQALLDSFPKDQLVELLRDAAVAHGDVLDAVRRVADSDPAQRKIFVHGLGWDATADTLTEAFSPYGEIEDFRVVTDRNTGKCKGYGFILFRHRSGARAALREPQKKIGNRNTACQLASVGPVPPGGAASNPVPAAAPLQLPPVSEYTQRKIFVSNVGADIDPQKLLQFFKKYGEIEDGPLGLDKATGKPKGFALFVYKTIESAKKALEEPHKHFEGVVLHCQKAIDGPKPNKLGGPGGLYGAGASSGNKGVAGYGATTHSLPGSAGHAMSPLAPSLASLAGGIAAAPGVDPALGQALTALLATQGAGLGSILGVGASSSGVPPPGTSGTLGGSGVPGYMGGYGGAGGYGGAPSGGPGRNYMGR, encoded by the coding sequence ATGGGCAAGAAGCGGAAGCTCGAGCCCAaatccgccgctgccgccgccgccgccgctaagGCCTCCCCCGCGGTGGGTAAGGCCGCCGCAACCAGGGCCGCCACCGCTAAGGCCGCCGCCGTGCAGGAGGCCCCCTTCTCGCAGCGTGAAACCCTAGCCGAGGTCCCGGTCCCCGCCGAGGCCGTGAAGGAGGAGAATCAGGCCCAGGAGGCGGAAggcgaggaggagatggaggaggagatagaggtggaggaggaagtggaggtggaggaggtggaggtggaggaggaggaggacgagagcgATCCCGCCGAGATCCAGGCGCTGCTGGACTCATTCCCCAAGGATCAGCTCGTCGAGCTGCTCCGCGACGCGGCCGTCGCGCACGGAGACGTGCTCGACGCCGTCCGCCGCGTGGCCGACTCCGACCCGGCCCAGCGGAAGATCTTCGTCCACGGCCTGGGCTGGGACGCCACCGCGGACACCCTCACCGAGGCGTTCAGCCCCTACGGGGAGATCGAGGATTTCAGGGTGGTCACCGACCGCAACACGGGCAAGTGCAAAGGATACGGCTTCATCCTGTTCCGCCACCGCTCGGGCGCCCGTGCCGCACTACGCGAGCCACAGAAGAAGATCGGCAACCGCAATACCGCCTGCCAGCTCGCCTCTGTTGGCCCTGTCCCACCTGGCGGTGCAGCAAGCAACCCTGTGCCAGCCGCGGCTCCGTTGCAGTTGCCACCAGTGTCGGAGTACACGCAGCGCAAAATTTTTGTTAGCAATGTTGGTGCAGATATCGACCCCCAGAAACTGCTTCAGTTCTTTAAGAAGTATGGTGAGATTGAGGATGGCCCTCTTGGGCTTGATAAGGCCACTGGGAAGCCCAAGGGATTTGCTCTTTTTGTGTACAAGACCATTGAGAGTGCCAAGAAGGCACTTGAGGAGCCGCATAAGCATTTTGAAGGAGTTGTGCTGCACTGTCAGAAGGCGATCGATGGACCGAAGCCCAATAAATTAGGAGGACCTGGAGGCCTTTATGGTGCTGGAGCTTCAAGTGGGAACAAGGGGGTTGCTGGTTATGGAGCTACTACTCATTCTCTGCCCGGTAGTGCTGGCCATGCAATGTCACCTCTAGCGCCCAGTTTGGCTTCACTTGCTGGAGGTATTGCTGCTGCTCCAGGGGTGGATCCTGCACTGGGGCAGGCCTTGACAGCTTTGCTTGCCACCCAGGGGGCAGGGCTGGGTAGCATCCTGGGTGTTGGTGCTAGTAGTTCAGGGGTGCCTCCGCCAGGAACATCTGGGACACTGGGTGGTAGTGGTGTGCCTGGTTATATGGGTGGCTATGGTGGTGCTGGTGGGTATGGTGGTGCCCCGTCAGGAGGTCCTGGAAGAAATTACATGGGTCGCTAG